A genomic segment from Oncorhynchus clarkii lewisi isolate Uvic-CL-2024 chromosome 12, UVic_Ocla_1.0, whole genome shotgun sequence encodes:
- the LOC139422646 gene encoding SOSS complex subunit C-like, which yields MASPAPGVQNKNRVAILADLDKEKRRMIHNSSMNNPAARSVLNKAFRDHTEQQHIAAQQEAALQHAHTHSSGFFITQDSSFGNLILPVLPQPDPPSAAELQNL from the exons GAGTCCAGAACAAGAACCGTGTGGCCATTTTGGCTGACCTGGACAAGGAGAAGAGACGCATGATACATAACTCATCCATGAATAACCCTGCAGCCAG atCTGTTCTGAATAAAGCCTTCAGAGACCACACTGAGCAGCAGCACATCGCTGCCCAGCAGGAAGCAGCTCTGCAG CATGCCCATACACACTCTTCTGGTTTCTTCATCACTCAAGACTCGTCCTTCGGGAACCTGATCCTCCCCGTGCTGCCACAACCAGACCCACCTTCAGCAGCAGAACTACAGAACCTTTAA